One Euphorbia lathyris chromosome 1, ddEupLath1.1, whole genome shotgun sequence DNA segment encodes these proteins:
- the LOC136223883 gene encoding rust resistance kinase Lr10-like, translating into MDLPFFCLFMLFILSHGLALNECKQSRCRKNGPAIRFPFRLKNQQPEHCGFPGFDLSCTETRDTLLELPNSVKLNVDRIDYVYQVIHTSDPSNCLPKQIINFNLSNSAFKFGDSSRNDYAFFNCTSIARREYLFMPCLSVPGYDVHAFYKDSSVDTLALTSCKKLYNLSSVPWELISGHNVLQLNWSRPACGVCEELGKHCRFKNNSTKLETECFDKPKPSSRVGIKLMAAGIAVGVFLLLVMAFMLYRNYNSDKEEKQNQARVKKFLEDYKALKPTRFSYADIKRITNRFKDNLGQGAYGTVFKGKLSNEISVAVKILTISTTNGEDFINEVGTMVRLHHVNVVRLVGFCADGFRRALVYEYLPNDSLEKFITSNGDELPLGWEKLQDIALGIAKGIEYLHQGCDQRILHFDIKPHNILLDENFNPKISDFGLSKLCAKDQSIISMTTARGTMGYIAPEVFSRNFGNVSYKSDIYSFGMVLLDMVKGRKNIDFTDENQVYFPEWVYNRLDQGEELRIRIKEDKDEQIAKKLIIVGLWCIQWNPVDRPSMNFVVQMVEGDGSKLTMPPNPFASAGDAFAAAGRFPVQKLGAISELEDS; encoded by the exons ATGgatcttcctttcttttgcTTGTTTATGCTTTTTATTCTTAGCCATGGATTAGCCCTAAATGAGTGCAAACAATCGAGGTGCCGCAAAAATGGCCCGGCGATTCGATTTCCTTTCCGCCTCAAAAACCAGCAACCGGAACACTGTGGCTTTCCTGGTTTTGATCTATCTTGTACCGAAACTCGAGATACTTTACTCGAGCTCCCAAATTCAGTGAAACTCAATGTCGACAGAATCGATTATGTATATCAGGTGATTCACACTTCTGATCCTAGTAATTGTCTTCCAAAACAGATCattaatttcaatttgtctaatTCCGCTTTCAAATTCGGAGATAGTTCCAGGAATGATTATGCCTTCTTCAATTGTACATCAATTGCTAGAAGAGAGTACTTGTTTATGCCTTGTCTTAGTGTTCCTGGCTATGATGTTCATGCCTTTTATAAAGATTCTAGTGTTGATACCCTTGCTCTTACTTCTTGTAAAAAATTGTATAATCTTTCATCAGTTCCATGGGAACTTATCAGTGGACACAATGTTCTTCAACTGAATTGGTCTAGACCAGCTTGTGGAGTTTGTGAAGAGCTAGGCAAGCATTGCAGATTCAAGAACAATAGCACTAAACTTGAAACTGAATGTTTTGACAAGCCAAAACCATCTAGCCGAGTTGGTATAAAGTTAATGGCTGCAG GTATAGCTGTAGGTGTGTTTCTTCTACTGGTTATGGCCTTTATGCTATATCGAAATTACAACTCGGACAAAGAAGAAAAGCAGAATCAAGCAAGAGTTAAGAAGTTTTTGGAGGATTACAAAGCTCTAAAGCCTACTAGATTTTCATATGCTGATATAAAGAGGATTACGAATCGGTTTAAGGACAACTTGGGGCAAGGAGCATATGGAACAGTGTTTAAAGGAAAACTCTCTAATGAAATCTCTGTAGCTGTGAAGATTCTCACTATTTCAACAACAAATGGGGAAGATTTCATtaatgaagttggaactatggttAGACTTCATCATGTTAATGTGGTTCGCCTAGTCGGATTCTGTGCAGATGGATTCAGAAGAGCACTAGTTTATGAGTACCTCCCTAATGATTCATTAGAGAAATTCATAACCTCAAATGGAGATGAACTTCCTCTTGGATGGGAGAAACTTCAAGATATTGCCCTTGGGATAGCTAAAGGAATCGAATATCTCCACCAAGGTTGCGATCAACGAATTCTGCACTTCGACATCAAGCCTCACAATATCTTGTTGGATGAGAACTTCAATCCAAAGATTTCAGATTTTGGTCTATCTAAGTTGTGTGCAAAGGATCAAAGTATCATTTCAATGACTACGGCTCGAGGGACAATGGGCTACATTGCACCAGAAGTGTTCTCTAGGAACTTTGGAAATGTGTCCTATAAATCAGACATTTATAGCTTTGGAATGGTTTTGCTAGACATGGTTAAGGGGAGAAAAAACATAGATTTTACAGATGAGAACCAAGTTTACTTTCCGGAATGGGTATATAATCGGTTAGATCAAGGAGAAGAGCTAAGAATCAGGATCAAGGAGGATAAAGATGAACAAATTGCAAAGAAACTGATAATTGTTGGACTCTGGTGTATACAGTGGAACCCGGTAGATCGTCCTTCGATGAATTTTGTAGTTCAAATGGTGGAAGGAGATGGAAGTAAGTTAACAATGCCTCCTAACCCATTTGCCTCTGCAGGTGATGCATTTGCAGCAGCTGGGAGATTTCCTGTGCAGAAGTTGGGAGCAATATCCGAATTGGAGGATTCATAG